In the Myxococcota bacterium genome, GTTGCCGATCACCTTGCGGCCGTCTTCCTGCACGGTGACCGATACCTCGCCGAGGGCGTCCATGCCGCCGGTGATGCCGTTCACGTGGAAGCGTTCCAATTCGCTCTTGGTTTCCGTGATCTCGGCGATCGCCTTGAAGACGGCGTCGACCGGCCCGATCCCCAGCGCCGTCGCCTTCTGGACCTCGCCGTCGACTTCCATCGCGACGGTCGCGGTGGGCTTCGCAAACGTGCCCGAGAGCACGCTCACCTCCTTCACCGAGAAGCGCTCGTCGGTCTGGACGACGGCGTCCGAGGCGATCGCCTCGAGATCCTCGTTGAAGATCGTCTTCTTTGCGTCGGCCAGATCCTTGAAGCGCCGGAACGCCTCCTGGAAGGCGTCGCCATCGAGTTCGAAGCCCAGCTCGCCCAGCCGCTCGCGGAAGGCGTGTCGGCCCGAGTGCTTCCCGAGGACGAGCTCGTTCGAGGACCGCCCGATCGACTGGGGCGTCATGATCTCGTAGGTGATGGCCGCCTTGAGGACGCCGTCCTGGTGGATCCCGGCCTCGTGGGCGAAGGCGTTGTCGCCGACGATCGCCTTGTTCGGCTGAACGCTCACGCCGATCGTCGACGCCAGCAGCCGGCTCGACGGATAGATCTCGGTGGCGACGATCTCGGTGTCGAGGCCCTCGAAGACGTCGGGGCGGGTCTTCATCGCCATCACGACTTCTTCGAGCGAGGTGTTGCCCGCGCGCTCCCCGATGCCGTTCACCGTACATTCGATCTGGCGGGCGCCCGCCCGTACGGCGGCGAGGCTGTTCGAGACCGCGAGCCCGAGGTCGTTGTGACAGTGCACCGAGAAGACCGTGTCCCCGGGCGGCGCGACGTGCTCGCGTAGATGGTGGATCAGCGCCGCGTATTCCTCGGGCTGGGTGTAGCCGACCGTGTCCGGCACGTTCAGCGTGCGCGCACCGGCGGCGACGGCGACGCGGAAGACCTCGACCAGGTACTCCCAGTCGCTGCGGGTGGCGTCTTCGGCCGAGAACTCGACGTCGTCGCAGTAGCCCTTCGCCTGGCGCACGGCGCGATCGACCTCGGCGAGGACCTCTTCGCGGTTCATGCGCAGCTTGTGCTCGAGGTGGATGTCGCTGGTGGCGATGAAGGTGTGGATCCGCGGCCGGGCGGCCCCCTCGAGGGCCTCGCCGGCCCGGGCGACGTCTTCGACCCCGGTACGCGCGAGCCCGCAGATCGACGTGCCGCGCACCGCTTCGGCGACCGCGCGCACGCTCTCGAAGTCGCCCTCGCTGGCGATCGGGAACCCCGCCTCGATCACGTCGACGCCGAGCCGCTCGAGCTGCCGGGCGATCGCCAGCTTCTCGTGGAGGTTCATGCTGCATCCCGGCGACTGCTCGCCGTCGCGCAGCGTGGTGTCGAAGATACGAACCAGCTCGCTCATGGGATCATCCTCTCGGAGGCTCGGGCTCCATCGGAGGGGGAAGCTCTTCCAGCGACGCGCCGGTGGTGCGGCGCCAGACCCAGTCGACGGGCCCGGAGAACACGTAGGCCACGCCGATCGCGAAGAGCGTCACGGCAGGCTCCTGGATCACCAGCAAGAGTGCGATCACCACCAAGACCAGCGTGCCGTAGGAATGGCGCAGGTCGAGTTCCTTGCCGCTCCGGTACGGGATCGGGCTCACCATCAAGAGCCCGAGACCGACCACGCCGAGGCCGACACTCCACGCGGGAACGCTGAACTCGATGCCATTGGTGCGCAGGAAGGTCGCGAACCACTGGGTGGCCGCGACCATGCATGCCGCCGACGGGCTCGGCATGCCCTCGAAGCGCCCCTTGTAGCGAGCGGGGGTCACGTTGAAGCGGGCCAGGCGCAGTGCCGCGCACACCGTGAAGGTGAAGGCCATCACCCAGCCCGGGCGCCCCAGCTCTTGCAGGTTTCCCGCCGCGAAGGCCAGCATCGCCGGCGCCACGCCAAAGGACACGGTGTCGGCGATGGAGTCGTACTCCATGCCGAACTTGCTCGACGCGTTGGCCAGGCGCGCCACCCGACCATCGATGCCGTCGGCGATCGCCGCCAGCACGATGCCCCCCGCAGCCAGGTCGTGGCGGCCGGCAAAGGACTGCACGATCGCGAAGAACCCGAAGCCCAGGTTCGCGGTCGTGATCAGGTGCGGCAGCAGATAGAGCCCGCGGGCGCGCCCTTCTCCCTTTCGGCGGCGCCTGCGGCGACGCACGCGTCGGCCCGAGGCCGGCTCGAGAGTCTGCTCGGGGTCCATCAGTTCTTCGATCGGTCGACCAGCCGCTTCTCTTTGAGCCAGGGCATCAGCTCGCGGAGCCGGGCGCCGACCTCCTCCATCGGGTGCCCCTCGCCCTGCCGCCGCAACGCGGCGAACTGCAGGCCACCCGACTGGTTCTCCAGCATGAACTCACGGGCAAAGGCGCCGGTCTGGATTTCCTTGAGGATCTCCTTCATGCGCGCCTTCGTGTCTTCGTCGACCACGCGCGGGCCGCGGGTCACGTCGCCGTACTCGGCGGTGTTCGACACCGAGTAACGCATGTTCGCGACGCCGCCTTCGTAGATCAGATCGACGATCAGCTTCACTTCGTGAATGGTCTCGAAGTAGGCCATCTCGGGGGCGTAGCCCGCTTCGACGAGGGTTTCGTAGCCCGCCGTCATCAGCGCAACGAGACCACCGCAGAGCACGGCCTGCTCACCGAAGAGATCCGTCTCCGTCTCTTCGCGGAAGTTCGTCTCGATGATCCCGGCGCGCCCGGCGCCGATGCCCGAGGCATAGGCCAGCGCGATCTGGAGCGTGTCGCCCGAGGGATCCTGGTGGACGGCGACCAGCGACGGGACGCCGCGGCCCTCTTCGTAGTTCGCGCGCACGGTGTGGCCCGGCCCCTTCGGCGCGCACATGAACACGTTCACGCCTTCGGGCGGACGGATCACGCCGAAGTGG is a window encoding:
- the ilvC gene encoding ketol-acid reductoisomerase, encoding MALKIYYDKDADLGRLDGKTVAILGYGSQGHAHAQNLKGSGVDVVVGLRKDSPSCAKAEGAGLRVLDVAEAAAAADVIMMTLPDETTGAVYREHVEPNLQPGNYLAVAHGFNIHFGVIRPPEGVNVFMCAPKGPGHTVRANYEEGRGVPSLVAVHQDPSGDTLQIALAYASGIGAGRAGIIETNFREETETDLFGEQAVLCGGLVALMTAGYETLVEAGYAPEMAYFETIHEVKLIVDLIYEGGVANMRYSVSNTAEYGDVTRGPRVVDEDTKARMKEILKEIQTGAFAREFMLENQSGGLQFAALRRQGEGHPMEEVGARLRELMPWLKEKRLVDRSKN
- the pssA gene encoding CDP-diacylglycerol--serine O-phosphatidyltransferase gives rise to the protein MDPEQTLEPASGRRVRRRRRRRKGEGRARGLYLLPHLITTANLGFGFFAIVQSFAGRHDLAAGGIVLAAIADGIDGRVARLANASSKFGMEYDSIADTVSFGVAPAMLAFAAGNLQELGRPGWVMAFTFTVCAALRLARFNVTPARYKGRFEGMPSPSAACMVAATQWFATFLRTNGIEFSVPAWSVGLGVVGLGLLMVSPIPYRSGKELDLRHSYGTLVLVVIALLLVIQEPAVTLFAIGVAYVFSGPVDWVWRRTTGASLEELPPPMEPEPPRG
- a CDS encoding 2-isopropylmalate synthase — protein: MSELVRIFDTTLRDGEQSPGCSMNLHEKLAIARQLERLGVDVIEAGFPIASEGDFESVRAVAEAVRGTSICGLARTGVEDVARAGEALEGAARPRIHTFIATSDIHLEHKLRMNREEVLAEVDRAVRQAKGYCDDVEFSAEDATRSDWEYLVEVFRVAVAAGARTLNVPDTVGYTQPEEYAALIHHLREHVAPPGDTVFSVHCHNDLGLAVSNSLAAVRAGARQIECTVNGIGERAGNTSLEEVVMAMKTRPDVFEGLDTEIVATEIYPSSRLLASTIGVSVQPNKAIVGDNAFAHEAGIHQDGVLKAAITYEIMTPQSIGRSSNELVLGKHSGRHAFRERLGELGFELDGDAFQEAFRRFKDLADAKKTIFNEDLEAIASDAVVQTDERFSVKEVSVLSGTFAKPTATVAMEVDGEVQKATALGIGPVDAVFKAIAEITETKSELERFHVNGITGGMDALGEVSVTVQEDGRKVIGNGAHPDIIVASAKAYVHALNKLEWHKRRRGVGEPKGI